A single Tenacibaculum sp. Bg11-29 DNA region contains:
- a CDS encoding Ppx/GppA phosphatase family protein: MLKIKKYGAIDIGSNAVRLLVANVIEEKNKEPQFKKSSLVRVPIRLGADAFVSGIISEENINRMIDAMEAFKLLMKVHGVERYKACATSAMREAENGAEVINTIFKKTGVEIDIIDGKKEAAIIFSTDLNQLLQSDSTYLYVDVGGGSTEFTLFSKGRIIKSRSFKIGTVRLINNKKTENKAIFKEVQEWIEENTKNYKRISLIGSGGNINKIFKMSGRDMGKPISYIYLNAQYQFLKKMSYKDRISELSLNPDRADVIVPATKIYLSAMKWSGARKIFVPKIGLSDGIIKSLYLNKL, translated from the coding sequence ATTTTGAAAATTAAAAAATACGGTGCTATAGATATAGGTTCTAATGCTGTAAGACTTTTAGTAGCAAATGTTATTGAAGAAAAAAATAAAGAACCTCAATTTAAAAAATCTTCATTAGTTCGAGTTCCAATTCGTTTAGGTGCCGATGCCTTCGTTTCAGGAATAATTTCTGAAGAAAACATCAATCGAATGATCGATGCCATGGAAGCCTTTAAACTACTAATGAAAGTTCATGGTGTAGAGAGATATAAAGCTTGTGCAACTTCTGCTATGAGAGAAGCTGAAAACGGTGCTGAAGTTATAAATACTATTTTTAAAAAGACAGGTGTAGAAATTGACATTATTGACGGAAAAAAAGAAGCTGCCATTATATTTTCTACAGATTTAAATCAATTATTACAATCAGATTCTACCTATCTTTATGTTGATGTTGGTGGTGGTAGTACCGAGTTTACTTTATTCTCTAAAGGTAGAATTATTAAATCAAGGTCTTTTAAAATTGGTACAGTACGTTTAATCAATAATAAAAAAACAGAAAACAAAGCCATTTTTAAAGAAGTACAAGAGTGGATTGAAGAAAATACAAAAAATTATAAGCGTATTTCTTTAATTGGCTCTGGCGGAAATATTAATAAAATATTTAAAATGTCGGGAAGAGATATGGGGAAACCAATCTCATATATATACTTAAATGCACAATATCAATTCTTAAAAAAAATGAGCTACAAAGATCGTATCTCTGAACTAAGTTTAAATCCTGATAGAGCTGACGTAATTGTTCCTGCAACCAAAATTTACCTTTCTGCAATGAAATGGAGTGGAGCTAGAAAAATTTTTGTCCCTAAAATAGGGCTTTCAGACGGGATAATTAAAAGCTTATACCTCAATAAATTATAA
- a CDS encoding histidine phosphatase family protein, giving the protein MKTLYIVRHAKSSWKYESVEDIDRPLKERGIKDAHLLSKHLTKEIKKPDVFISSSANRALHTAVIFCENFKYPLSNLKIKRQLYSFSDGYLVKTVKALDDSFDSAIIFSHDHGINSFVNKFGDKPIAHVSTCGVIGIQFKDKHWKNIKKGITTLVEFPKNHR; this is encoded by the coding sequence ATGAAAACACTTTATATTGTTCGTCACGCAAAATCTTCTTGGAAGTATGAAAGCGTAGAAGACATTGACCGACCTCTAAAAGAGCGCGGTATAAAAGATGCACATCTTTTATCTAAACACCTAACTAAAGAAATTAAAAAACCTGATGTTTTTATTTCAAGTAGTGCTAATAGAGCTTTACATACCGCTGTTATCTTTTGTGAAAATTTCAAGTATCCGCTTTCTAACCTAAAAATTAAGCGACAACTCTACAGCTTTAGTGATGGCTACTTAGTAAAAACTGTAAAGGCTTTAGATGATAGTTTTGATAGCGCTATAATATTTAGCCACGATCATGGTATAAATAGTTTTGTTAATAAATTTGGAGATAAACCAATAGCTCATGTATCTACATGTGGTGTAATTGGTATTCAGTTTAAGGATAAACATTGGAAAAACATAAAAAAGGGAATAACTACTTTAGTAGAGTTTCCTAAAAATCATAGATAA
- the pdxH gene encoding pyridoxamine 5'-phosphate oxidase, which produces MSHDLSNHRKSYEKQELLIENCSENPIELFRDWFLTADDSEMVDEANAMTISSIGLDGFPKSRIVLLKKYTWEGFIFYTNYNSEKGKAILNNNNVCLSFFWAGLEQQIIIKGKAEKLAENLSDGYFESRPDGSKLGAWASNQSEVVTSREELDNELKKTEEKFKGKEIIRPPHWGGFIIKPISIEFWQGRPNRMHDRIRYTLQKDFSWKLDRLAP; this is translated from the coding sequence ATGTCACACGATTTAAGTAATCATAGAAAATCATACGAGAAACAGGAGCTATTAATAGAGAATTGTTCTGAGAATCCAATTGAACTTTTTAGAGACTGGTTTCTAACAGCCGATGATTCTGAAATGGTAGATGAAGCCAATGCAATGACTATTTCATCAATAGGATTAGATGGATTTCCTAAAAGCAGAATTGTTTTATTGAAAAAATACACTTGGGAAGGTTTTATTTTTTATACTAATTATAATTCTGAAAAAGGGAAAGCTATTTTAAATAATAACAATGTATGTCTTTCTTTTTTCTGGGCTGGTCTAGAACAACAAATAATTATAAAGGGTAAAGCTGAAAAACTTGCAGAAAATTTGTCTGATGGCTACTTTGAGTCTAGACCTGATGGAAGTAAATTAGGTGCTTGGGCATCTAATCAAAGTGAAGTTGTTACCTCTCGTGAAGAACTTGATAATGAACTAAAAAAAACGGAAGAAAAATTTAAAGGGAAAGAAATTATACGTCCACCACATTGGGGCGGTTTTATTATAAAACCTATTTCTATTGAATTTTGGCAAGGTCGCCCTAATAGAATGCACGACCGTATAAGATATACTTTACAAAAAGATTTTTCTTGGAAACTTGACCGTTTAGCTCCATAG
- a CDS encoding TonB-dependent receptor, which produces MKQLLFILCLFIQSYFFAQTTISGTVTDKKGTIIEGANVYLEGTYDGASTDDKGNFSFSTSEKGIQTLLVSFISFETFLKRTDVSLLNNLKVKLRDDVNTLDAVTINAGTFEAGDNAKVTALKPLDVVTTASALGDFVGALQTLPGTSTVNEDGRLFVRGGDTEETQIFVDGIRVFTPYSPSAKNIPTRGRFSPFLFKGITFSTGGYSAEYGQALSSVLLLNTNDEVIEEKTDLAFMTVGLGVGNTQVFGKNSLSVNASYINLAPYQSAFPDRNKWNKPVQALSGEAVYRFKFKNESLLKVYGAFSYTDFDLVQEDINHEDGIRFGMKNRNLYFNSSYKNSFGDGWKVATGMSFTNDHSDVKILDAEVTDDENSAHFKIAMKKRFSNRFKLNFGAEYFITDFKENYKSITNNSIDYSFNNNILGSYVEADVFFSKKLASKVGIRGEYSELLNEITISPRASIAYKSGKNSQFSLAYGRFFQNPKNDYLKFNTDFKAENTSHFIANYQYVKNKQIFRIEGYYKKYQDLVKYDTNLSLPTSSYSNLGEGFAKGVDVFWRDNKSIKNTDYWVSYSFLDTERDYKNYPTKATPNFASAHNLSVVSKHWIKNWKSQLGFSYNFASGRNYTNPNEVGFLNNKTKNYNSVSVNWAYLISQQKILYFSVNNVLGTQNVSGYNYKNTSNMNGVFDRQAIIPSADRFFFVGFFWTISDNKKDNQLNNL; this is translated from the coding sequence ATGAAACAATTATTATTTATTCTATGCTTATTCATTCAAAGCTATTTTTTTGCACAAACAACAATTTCTGGAACTGTAACTGATAAAAAAGGAACTATAATAGAAGGAGCTAATGTATATTTAGAAGGAACTTACGATGGAGCATCAACAGATGATAAAGGAAATTTTTCTTTTTCAACATCAGAAAAAGGAATACAAACGTTACTAGTTTCTTTTATTTCTTTCGAAACATTTTTAAAAAGAACAGATGTTTCTTTATTGAATAATTTAAAAGTAAAACTAAGAGATGATGTAAATACATTAGATGCGGTAACTATAAATGCTGGAACTTTTGAAGCAGGAGACAATGCTAAAGTTACTGCATTGAAACCATTAGATGTGGTAACCACAGCAAGCGCGTTAGGTGATTTTGTTGGAGCGTTACAAACTTTACCAGGAACTTCAACAGTAAATGAAGATGGGCGTCTTTTTGTTCGTGGTGGAGATACTGAAGAAACTCAAATTTTTGTAGACGGAATTAGAGTCTTTACACCGTATTCTCCATCAGCAAAGAATATTCCTACCCGTGGGCGATTTTCTCCTTTTTTATTCAAAGGAATTACATTTTCTACTGGTGGATACTCAGCCGAATATGGACAAGCATTATCAAGTGTATTGTTATTGAATACAAATGATGAAGTTATTGAAGAAAAGACTGATTTAGCATTTATGACAGTTGGTTTAGGTGTTGGGAATACACAAGTTTTTGGTAAAAACTCACTAAGTGTAAATGCATCATATATAAACTTAGCACCTTATCAATCTGCATTTCCAGACAGAAATAAATGGAATAAACCAGTGCAAGCATTAAGTGGGGAGGCTGTATATCGTTTTAAATTTAAAAATGAATCTTTATTAAAGGTGTATGGAGCGTTTAGTTATACCGATTTTGACTTGGTACAAGAAGATATTAATCATGAAGATGGGATTCGTTTTGGAATGAAAAATAGAAATTTATATTTTAATAGCTCTTATAAAAATAGTTTCGGTGATGGTTGGAAAGTAGCAACAGGAATGAGTTTTACGAATGATCATTCTGATGTTAAGATTTTAGATGCAGAAGTTACAGATGATGAAAATTCGGCACATTTTAAAATAGCAATGAAAAAACGTTTTTCAAATCGGTTTAAATTAAATTTTGGAGCTGAGTATTTTATAACAGATTTTAAAGAGAATTATAAAAGCATAACAAATAATAGTATTGATTATAGTTTTAATAATAATATTTTAGGAAGTTATGTAGAGGCAGATGTTTTCTTTTCTAAAAAATTAGCATCAAAAGTTGGTATTCGTGGAGAGTATTCTGAATTACTAAATGAAATTACTATTTCTCCAAGAGCATCGATAGCTTATAAATCGGGAAAAAACTCACAGTTTTCATTAGCTTATGGTCGTTTTTTTCAGAATCCTAAAAATGATTATTTAAAATTTAATACAGATTTTAAAGCAGAGAATACTTCTCATTTTATAGCGAATTATCAATATGTAAAAAACAAACAAATTTTTAGAATTGAGGGGTATTATAAAAAGTATCAAGATTTAGTGAAGTATGATACTAACTTGTCTTTACCAACATCTAGCTATTCAAATTTAGGAGAGGGATTTGCAAAAGGAGTAGATGTTTTTTGGAGAGATAATAAGAGTATTAAAAATACTGATTATTGGGTTTCTTATTCCTTCTTAGATACCGAAAGAGATTATAAAAATTATCCAACAAAGGCTACTCCAAATTTTGCATCAGCACATAATTTATCAGTAGTAAGTAAACATTGGATTAAAAACTGGAAAAGTCAATTAGGTTTTAGTTATAATTTTGCATCAGGTAGAAATTATACAAACCCGAATGAAGTAGGGTTTTTAAATAATAAAACAAAAAATTATAATTCAGTAAGCGTAAATTGGGCATATTTAATTAGTCAACAAAAAATATTATATTTTTCAGTTAACAATGTTTTAGGTACACAAAATGTATCTGGTTATAACTATAAAAACACTTCAAATATGAATGGGGTTTTTGATAGGCAAGCAATAATTCCTAGTGCAGATAGATTCTTTTTTGTAGGTTTCTTTTGGACAATTAGTGATAATAAAAAAGATAATCAATTAAATAATTTATAA
- a CDS encoding M43 family zinc metalloprotease, producing MKKINYLIMFFTLFTFFGYSQSEHACKASEQNEIYFKKHPESKIEHQKFNLFTRKHANNKLSQKAAAATYTIPVVFHIYGDVQHGKTVTTDKIKVALQKLNDDFQGLNPDFNSVDSYFNARKSTLNIEFKLAKLDPYGNCTEGVVYYPEKSGYGNGGGYDSQIANDAWNNYKYMNVYIQGDLYNDGASTNSGVAWYPNTSMSNSNTARVVYNGQYLHGNTGDEFASILTHEFGHYLNLIHTFDGGCTYPNDEVSDTPPEDGSITGTSCAPSTNCEGNYINYENYMGYNGARFGCYKMFTSGQTNRMLAALQHPARQTLWQSQNLIDTGVNNSGATLSIDNAIVKELIANNGSFNQSATITVSGANFASSSATLVSGTDYSLSLPQGLSATVQTTSYTTANITITGTANNHLTSNNLVANLTFNNSAIGANQSLSCASVGLNFKFYNPFEIIYENIADASAGTGATWKWFSLPKINGDGAYGAWQYTATHLKLETYGKKLVTSSGTRNITLLNNNQLISTSSNFTAPGAYPDQLDLRTSSNTSWDGQTGYIGFSAVHNDESIHGWMKASVTSDGSSLTIYEYAFSTKPNGDIRAGQTIIDNNPTPVNAPSNLTSTSNSSSQITLNWSDNSSNEDGFYIEKMNTNGSFSVITTTAANATTYANTSLTASTAYSYRVRAFSGNKNSSYSNTTTATTSASTGGGNYCTITGSNTYEYIQNVTIDSFSNTSGADANGYGNHTSQTVNLTPGNATSVSLTPGFSGSAYTEHWAIFIDYNKNNTFEPSERVIDGLSGSGAVSGNFTVDNTASGTTRMRVVMKYNSSPTDACTSIGDGEAEDYTILFSGSGNEPTPTLPTPENIGDSGVYSTGFYASWNTVSGATNYEVQLLKNGSWITEGTSTTYYLWVSKQNSDTNYTFRVRAKNSTENSSWSNQLSISLPVAGPTASLTNTLLQLSVFPNPATDYITIRSTNNENVSAQLFNIQGKKVGEFTNKNKFSVQHLTKGMYILKMKTKKESTLKKLLIK from the coding sequence ATGAAAAAAATTAACTATTTAATTATGTTTTTCACATTATTTACCTTTTTCGGTTATTCACAATCCGAACATGCTTGTAAAGCCAGTGAACAAAACGAAATTTATTTTAAAAAACATCCAGAATCTAAAATTGAACATCAAAAATTTAACTTATTTACAAGAAAACATGCAAATAATAAACTAAGTCAAAAAGCAGCAGCTGCTACCTATACAATACCAGTTGTATTTCATATCTATGGAGATGTACAACACGGAAAAACAGTTACAACAGATAAAATTAAAGTTGCTTTACAAAAATTAAACGACGACTTTCAAGGTTTAAATCCTGATTTTAACAGTGTTGATTCTTATTTTAACGCTAGAAAAAGTACACTTAACATCGAATTTAAATTAGCGAAACTAGATCCTTATGGAAACTGTACAGAAGGTGTTGTTTATTATCCTGAAAAATCTGGTTACGGTAATGGTGGAGGTTATGATTCTCAAATAGCAAATGATGCTTGGAATAACTACAAATACATGAACGTATATATTCAAGGTGATTTATACAATGATGGTGCATCAACAAACTCCGGTGTTGCATGGTACCCAAACACATCTATGTCTAATAGTAATACTGCCAGAGTTGTTTATAACGGACAATACTTACATGGAAATACAGGTGATGAATTTGCTTCTATTTTAACTCACGAATTCGGACACTATTTAAATCTAATTCATACGTTTGATGGTGGTTGTACATACCCAAATGATGAAGTTAGTGATACTCCTCCTGAAGATGGATCAATTACAGGTACAAGCTGTGCTCCTAGTACAAATTGTGAAGGAAATTACATTAATTACGAAAATTACATGGGCTACAATGGTGCTAGATTTGGCTGTTACAAAATGTTTACATCTGGACAGACTAATAGAATGTTAGCTGCCTTACAACATCCTGCTCGTCAAACATTATGGCAATCACAAAACTTAATTGACACAGGTGTTAATAACTCTGGTGCTACACTAAGTATAGATAATGCTATTGTAAAAGAACTTATAGCTAACAATGGTTCATTTAACCAATCTGCGACTATAACAGTTTCTGGTGCAAATTTTGCATCATCATCTGCAACCTTGGTTTCTGGAACAGATTATTCATTAAGTTTACCACAAGGATTATCAGCAACAGTACAAACAACATCATACACTACTGCTAATATAACAATTACGGGTACTGCTAACAATCATTTAACTTCAAACAATCTGGTTGCTAATTTAACTTTTAACAATTCAGCTATTGGTGCAAACCAAAGTTTATCATGTGCCTCTGTAGGATTAAATTTTAAATTTTACAATCCATTTGAAATAATTTATGAAAACATTGCTGATGCCTCTGCTGGTACAGGTGCTACCTGGAAATGGTTTTCTCTTCCTAAAATAAATGGGGATGGAGCTTACGGTGCATGGCAATATACTGCCACTCATTTAAAATTAGAAACATACGGTAAAAAATTAGTTACATCTTCAGGTACTAGAAACATTACTTTACTTAACAACAACCAACTAATTTCTACAAGTAGTAATTTTACAGCTCCAGGTGCATACCCTGATCAATTAGATTTAAGAACTTCAAGCAATACTAGTTGGGATGGACAAACTGGTTACATCGGTTTTTCTGCTGTTCATAATGACGAATCTATTCATGGTTGGATGAAGGCTAGTGTTACCTCTGATGGGAGTAGTCTGACAATATATGAATATGCTTTTTCTACAAAGCCAAATGGTGATATACGAGCAGGACAAACAATAATTGATAACAACCCTACTCCTGTTAACGCTCCTTCTAATTTAACCAGTACTTCTAATTCTTCTTCTCAAATAACATTAAATTGGTCAGATAATTCATCTAACGAAGATGGTTTCTATATTGAAAAAATGAATACTAATGGTAGTTTTTCTGTAATTACCACTACAGCAGCAAACGCTACTACTTATGCTAATACAAGTTTAACTGCTAGCACAGCATACTCTTACAGAGTTCGCGCGTTCTCAGGAAATAAAAATTCAAGTTATTCTAATACCACAACAGCAACAACAAGTGCTAGTACTGGTGGAGGAAACTACTGTACTATTACAGGTAGTAACACTTATGAATACATACAAAATGTAACTATTGATAGTTTTTCAAATACTTCTGGAGCGGATGCTAATGGTTACGGAAACCATACATCTCAAACAGTTAATTTAACTCCAGGAAATGCAACTAGTGTTAGTTTAACACCTGGTTTTTCAGGTTCTGCTTATACTGAGCATTGGGCTATTTTTATTGACTATAATAAAAATAACACATTTGAACCTTCTGAAAGAGTTATAGATGGTCTTTCTGGTAGCGGAGCTGTTTCTGGCAACTTTACTGTTGATAATACTGCTTCTGGTACTACAAGAATGCGTGTAGTTATGAAGTATAATAGCTCACCTACTGATGCATGTACAAGTATAGGTGATGGTGAAGCTGAAGATTATACCATTTTATTTTCTGGAAGTGGAAACGAACCTACACCTACATTACCAACACCTGAAAACATTGGTGACTCTGGAGTATATAGCACCGGTTTTTACGCTTCTTGGAATACCGTTTCTGGAGCAACAAATTACGAGGTTCAACTTCTTAAAAACGGAAGTTGGATAACTGAAGGTACTTCTACAACTTATTATCTTTGGGTATCGAAACAAAACTCTGATACTAATTATACATTTAGAGTTAGAGCAAAAAACTCGACTGAAAATAGTTCATGGAGTAATCAACTAAGTATTTCGCTTCCTGTAGCAGGTCCTACTGCTTCATTAACAAATACATTACTTCAATTATCTGTATTTCCAAATCCAGCAACAGATTATATTACTATAAGAAGTACTAATAATGAAAATGTCTCTGCTCAATTATTTAATATTCAAGGGAAAAAAGTAGGAGAGTTTACAAACAAAAATAAATTTTCTGTACAACACCTTACCAAAGGAATGTATATTTTAAAAATGAAAACCAAAAAAGAAAGTACTTTAAAAAAGCTTTTAATAAAATAA
- a CDS encoding DUF2141 domain-containing protein, which translates to MQRSILIVILFLSGVINSIAQEKHTVTLEFEGIKSNKGSLFIALYNTEDTFLKKPLNGTIVEIVNKKAIVILKDISVGVYAVSVFHDINDNKKMDTNFLGIPKEPTGMSNNAKGFMGPPKYKDAKFEVLKDIKLNINIK; encoded by the coding sequence ATGCAAAGAAGTATTTTAATAGTGATACTATTTTTAAGTGGAGTTATAAATAGTATAGCTCAAGAGAAACATACAGTTACTTTAGAGTTTGAAGGGATTAAATCAAATAAAGGGAGTTTGTTTATAGCTCTTTATAATACAGAAGATACTTTTTTAAAAAAGCCTCTAAATGGAACTATTGTAGAAATAGTTAATAAAAAGGCAATAGTAATTTTAAAAGATATTTCGGTTGGAGTATATGCTGTCTCAGTTTTTCATGATATCAATGATAATAAAAAAATGGATACTAATTTTTTAGGAATTCCTAAGGAGCCAACAGGTATGTCTAATAATGCTAAAGGCTTTATGGGACCACCAAAATATAAGGATGCAAAATTTGAGGTATTAAAAGATATAAAATTAAATATAAATATAAAATAA
- a CDS encoding SGNH/GDSL hydrolase family protein, with amino-acid sequence MKKLLLLLLIQVSVQSQSILFVGNSLTYSNDMPGMLEYIGKKNGISIKTKDLSLPNHAIIDHIKKGGIHKKLAKRQYDYVIIQQGPSSQKKGKKMLIEDGNNIKILCSKYKVKLGYFMVWPSISYYHTFDKVIENHKIAAKENKAILFSVGEKWKTYNSFKNLQNLYSLDNFHPSKAGSFLAALTIFHKLHPAINIENLPYKDYKKWVTNQKSFKKIIQVINLN; translated from the coding sequence ATGAAAAAATTACTACTTTTATTATTGATTCAAGTTTCAGTTCAATCTCAAAGTATTTTGTTTGTAGGAAACAGTTTAACCTATAGCAATGACATGCCTGGTATGTTAGAATATATTGGGAAAAAAAATGGTATATCCATTAAAACAAAAGACTTGTCTCTTCCCAATCATGCTATTATTGATCATATTAAAAAAGGAGGAATTCATAAAAAATTAGCAAAAAGACAATATGATTATGTAATCATTCAACAAGGACCATCGTCTCAAAAAAAAGGTAAAAAAATGCTAATAGAAGATGGAAATAATATAAAAATACTTTGTTCTAAATATAAAGTTAAACTTGGTTATTTTATGGTATGGCCATCAATAAGCTACTACCATACTTTTGATAAGGTTATTGAAAATCATAAAATTGCAGCAAAAGAAAATAAAGCTATCCTATTTTCTGTTGGAGAAAAATGGAAAACGTATAATTCTTTTAAAAATTTACAAAACCTTTATAGTTTAGATAATTTTCATCCATCTAAAGCTGGAAGTTTTTTAGCCGCCTTAACTATTTTTCATAAACTACACCCAGCAATAAATATAGAAAACTTACCTTATAAAGATTACAAAAAGTGGGTAACCAATCAAAAGTCTTTTAAAAAAATAATTCAGGTAATTAATTTGAATTAA
- a CDS encoding HAD family phosphatase, with product MALKAVLFDMDGVIVDTEPLHKKAYFLMFSKVGIEVSQELYNSYTGQSTIDICKDLVNKFKLSLEAKELVAYKRAFFKELFFSDKNDLQLLDGVLDLIKNYYENGITLVLASSASMVTINNVFNKFDLNQYFKGKISGADLKASKPHPEIFLKAAGIAEVRKEECLVIEDSTNGIRAAYDGGIYCVAYKSEHSKEQDYSLAQKLISDYAEIKYEFIKDIV from the coding sequence ATGGCTTTAAAAGCAGTTTTATTTGATATGGATGGTGTAATAGTTGACACTGAACCATTACATAAGAAAGCATATTTTTTAATGTTTTCTAAAGTAGGAATTGAAGTTTCTCAAGAGTTATATAATTCTTACACAGGGCAATCTACAATAGATATCTGCAAAGATTTAGTAAATAAATTTAAATTATCATTAGAGGCTAAAGAATTAGTAGCTTATAAAAGAGCTTTCTTTAAAGAACTTTTTTTCTCAGATAAAAATGATTTACAATTACTAGATGGCGTACTCGATTTGATTAAAAATTATTATGAAAATGGAATTACATTAGTATTAGCATCTTCAGCTTCTATGGTTACGATAAATAATGTTTTTAACAAGTTTGATTTGAATCAGTATTTTAAAGGCAAAATTAGTGGAGCAGATTTAAAGGCATCAAAACCACATCCAGAAATATTTTTAAAGGCAGCTGGTATTGCTGAGGTTAGAAAAGAGGAATGCTTAGTTATTGAAGATTCTACAAACGGTATAAGAGCTGCTTATGATGGCGGAATCTATTGTGTAGCTTATAAAAGTGAGCATTCTAAAGAACAAGATTACTCATTAGCTCAGAAGCTTATTTCTGATTATGCAGAAATAAAATATGAATTTATAAAAGATATCGTTTAG
- a CDS encoding pentapeptide repeat-containing protein has protein sequence MKNTITFIAVLFCLTIHAQKIVNASDIIQKIKNGKSVEVSNATISGVLDFTFMNDALPKLPKRKSWWNNGGSNTIEKQITNKISFINCTFNDNVLAYIPHEKSGYTFVANFESDVIFKNCNFKQKAMFKYSEFERNTDFSNTKFNDDSTFKYAKFERNITFENTFFEEPATFKYSEFKQHVSFKNAVFSESATFKYTEFKEGVSFKNVNFKEDLNIKYTNVSGDFNITDMNVAYEIDSKYTNINGKSFNTYLLNNKK, from the coding sequence ATGAAAAATACAATTACTTTTATTGCTGTTCTATTTTGCCTTACAATTCATGCTCAAAAAATAGTAAACGCTTCAGATATTATTCAAAAAATTAAAAACGGTAAATCTGTAGAGGTCTCTAACGCAACTATTAGTGGTGTTTTAGATTTCACTTTTATGAATGATGCTTTACCTAAATTACCTAAAAGAAAAAGTTGGTGGAATAATGGTGGGTCAAACACTATAGAAAAACAAATTACAAATAAAATATCTTTTATTAATTGTACTTTTAATGATAATGTATTGGCATATATACCCCATGAGAAGAGCGGATATACATTTGTAGCAAATTTTGAAAGTGATGTAATTTTTAAAAATTGTAATTTTAAACAAAAAGCAATGTTTAAGTATTCTGAATTTGAACGAAACACAGATTTCTCAAACACCAAATTTAATGACGACTCCACTTTTAAATATGCTAAATTTGAAAGAAATATCACCTTTGAAAATACTTTTTTTGAGGAGCCCGCTACTTTTAAATATTCTGAATTTAAACAGCATGTAAGTTTTAAAAACGCTGTATTTAGTGAAAGTGCAACTTTTAAATATACTGAATTTAAAGAAGGAGTATCTTTTAAAAACGTAAATTTCAAAGAAGATTTAAATATAAAATATACAAATGTATCTGGAGATTTTAATATTACAGATATGAATGTAGCCTATGAAATAGATTCTAAATACACTAACATTAATGGCAAAAGCTTTAATACGTATTTATTAAATAATAAAAAGTAG
- a CDS encoding HU family DNA-binding protein, translating into MNKSDLIDAMAADAGISKASAKLALDSLTSNVTNSLKTGNKVALVGWGTWSVSERAARTGRNPQTGKEIQIAAKNVVKFKAGAGLSDSVNN; encoded by the coding sequence ATGAACAAATCAGATTTAATCGATGCAATGGCTGCTGACGCAGGAATTTCTAAAGCTTCTGCTAAACTTGCATTAGATTCTTTAACTTCTAACGTTACTAATTCTTTAAAGACAGGTAACAAAGTTGCATTAGTTGGATGGGGAACTTGGTCTGTTTCTGAAAGAGCTGCTAGAACTGGTAGAAACCCTCAAACAGGAAAAGAAATTCAAATAGCTGCTAAAAATGTAGTTAAGTTTAAGGCAGGTGCTGGTTTAAGTGACTCAGTAAACAACTAA